From the Glandiceps talaboti chromosome 10, keGlaTala1.1, whole genome shotgun sequence genome, one window contains:
- the LOC144441449 gene encoding negative elongation factor B-like, with the protein MSGLEEVGIAGSDYLREALTNCTDPLAAIEEFQVENGILLPTLQPALPLLDLHSINRLEFHQSVMEELRDRLIERINEISKRDGKERLDKIEELLEKSFPLIRIEAVQPIVMTLMKYLPQVPEKYLQVLVEDTTLYKKSAVDVKRQIWQDNQSLFGDEVSPLLSEYIRTKEKQLVGMESINTTFFFGTSPKQRRQGDVVVKLTEMVGKNIKLYDMVLQFLRTLFLRTRNIHYCTLRAELLMSLHDLEVHEICSVDPCHKFTWCLDACIRERFVDEKRSRELQGFLDGIKRGQEQVLGDLSMILCDPFAIHTLASSALKIVHQLINTDSLPRENADLILLVRMLTLGLGAWHMIEKQAFKEPKLDNELMLKYLPCLVSFIVDDHTRNINRKLGENDTVNNSLPTLYFKCLKKDAVAFTLAVYYVLYASKQRNRAGVCRILPTLLKGDNERACDDTVIHSLVSSLLNLSDEFSSEEFCSVVFNDFFLPAMTVDSVRRHLLRLLSFVYHKLPAALLTKLMEQLKPRSEHSQTVHDMYQLLSEKVESHAVSPADVTTNGDTISSLPVPTPAPMTPY; encoded by the exons atgtctgGCCTGGAAGAAGTCGGAATAGCGGGTAGTGATTACTTGCGGGAAGCGCTCACCAACTGTACAGACCCCCTCGCTGCTATCGAAGAATTCCAAGTCGAAAATGGTATTTTACTGCCAACACTTCAACCAGCACTGCCTTTGTTGGACTTACATAGTATTAATAGACTTGAATTTCACCAGTCGGTGATGGAGGAACTGCGAGACCGACTCATTGAGAGAATCAATGAAATTTCAAAGAGGGATGGTAAGGAACGGTTAGATAAAATCGAAGAACTGTTAGAAAAAAGCTTCCCTCTTATACGAATTGAAGCAGTACAGCCGATTGTAATGACACTTATGAAGTATCTACCGCAAGTACCTGAAAAGTATTTGCAGGTTTTAGTCGAggatactacattgtataagaAATCTGCGGTTGACGTGAAAAGACAGATTTGGCAAGACAATCAGTCGTTGTTTGGCGATGAGGTCTCGCCACTCCTTTCAGAATATATACGAACTAAAGAAAAACAGCTGGTCGGGATGGAAAGCATCAATACTACATTCTTCTTTGGGACATCACCCAAGCAACGAAGACAAGGAGATGTTGTTGTGAAACTAACTGAAATGGTTGGAAAGAATATCAAACTCTACGACATGGTTCTCCAGTTTCTGCGGACACTGTTTCTGAGAACTAGGAATATACATTATTGTACTTTAAGAGCAGAGCTACTCATGTCTCTCCACGATCTAGAGGTGCATGAAATCTGTTCTGTTGATCCCTGTCACAAATTCACGTGGTGTTTAGATGCCTGTATACGAGAGAGATTCGTAGATGAGAAAAGATCAAGAGAGTTGCAAGGATTTCTGGATGGTATAAAGAGAGGACAGGAGCAAGTGCTAGG GGATTTGTCGATGATATTATGTGACCCCTTTGCTATTCACACCCTTGCCTCCAGTGCCTTGAAGATAGTACATCAATTGATTAATACTGATTCACTCCCCAGA GAAAATGCAGATTTGATTCTTTTGGTGAGGATGTTGACACTTGGGCTTGGAGCCTGGCATATGATAGAAAAACAAGCATTCAAAGAACCTAAACTG GATAATGAGCTGATGCTGAAGTACCTTCCGTGTCTTGTCAGTTTCATCGTAGACGATCACACAAGAAACATTAATCGAAAACTTGGAGAAAATGACACTGTCAATAATTCGCTGCCTACCTTGTACTTCAAATGTCTCAAGAAAGATGCTGTTGCCTTCACTTTAGCTGTGTACTATGTCCTTTATGCTTCAAAACAGCGCAATCGTGCAGGCGTATGTCGGATATTACCCACTCTTCTCAAAGGCGATAATGAACGAGCATGCGATGATACAGTTATACATTCACTTGTGTCATCTTTGCTGAATTTATCAGATGAGTTCAGTTCCGAAGAATTCTGCAGTGTAGTTTTCAATGACTTCTTTCTACCTGCGATGACTGTTGATTCAGTCAGGAGACACTTGCTTAGGCTTCTCAGCTTCGTCTATCATAAGCTACCTGCAGCATTGCTCACCAAGCTGATGGAACAACTCAAGCCACGTTCAGAG cATAGCCAAACAGTACATGATATGTACCAGTTACTGTCAGAGAAAGTGGAATCTCATGCTGTAAGTCCAGCTGATGTTACAACCAATGGTGATACAATCAGTTCTTTACCTGTACCTACTCCAGCTCCCATGACACCATACTGA
- the LOC144441425 gene encoding uncharacterized protein LOC144441425: MRESTISLPTVYVRHTKELCLYQGNSQSFVSELPIVFQATNQNTADLKNATQKLKDIVQYVLVQDMVDAVGRLRNDCTDDIIIRHHHHRNCYHVDHNVISRQKYPVTFIESKYFVKPQNNDTSTEHALWTTTLDRDNSCVLSMDGTKLQSQEMPEDNNNNLSRPSKEQLEIMYHKLCDEIPKFYMKPHDFTIYHDDVEFNNQILGLKTRGKTTYQAMVNSLKMTSLLYFIDAELEVLKVTVHPDESSIQARWRIKALPFHIWLLRLHKRDKTRYYRYYDAFSTFYVGTDGLVHVHKVDKMMPDRGDKEIVPSWFTRLRWALGGARPPAYVPQ; this comes from the exons ATGAGGGAAAGTACCATTTCACTCCCTACTGTGTATGTCAGACACACGAAGGAATTATGCCTGTACCAAGGAAATTCGCAGTCATTTGTATCAGAACTACCCATTGTATTTCAAGCCACCAACCAAAACACAGCTGACCTAAAAAATGCAACACAAAAGTTGAAAGACATAGTTCAGTATGTCCTTGTACAAGACATGGTGGATGCGGTTGGCAGACTCAGAAATGACTgcactgatgacatcatcattagACATCATCACCATAGAAACTGTTACCATGTTGACCATAATGTTATCAGTCGGCAAAAATACCCAGTGACTTTTATAGAGtcgaaatattttgtaaaaccaCAAAACAATGATACATCAACAGAGCACGCCCTGTGGACGACAACACTGGATCGAGACAATTCTTGTGTTTTATCCATGGATGGTACCAAGTTACAGTCTCAAGAGATGCCAGAAGACAACAATAATAACCTGTCAAGACCATCAAAGGAGCAGCTGGAAATTATGTATCACAAATTATGTGATGAG ATACCCAAGTTTTACATGAAACCCCATGATTTTACCATTTACCATGACGATGTTGAGTTTAATAATCAAATTCTGGGATTAAAAACCAG AGGGAAAACTACCTACCAAGCGATGGTGAACTCATTAAAAATGACGAGTTTACTCTACTTCATCGATGCTGAGTTGGAAGTATTGAAGGTGACTGTCCACCCAGATGAAAGCAGTATTCAGGCCAGATGGAGAATTAAAGCTTTACCATTTCACATCTGGTTATTAAGGCTTCATAAGAGAGACAAAACCAGATATTACAG ATACTACGATGCATTTTCTACATTCTATGTTGGTACAGATGGTTTGGTACATGTCCATAAAGTAGATAAG